The Miscanthus floridulus cultivar M001 chromosome 17, ASM1932011v1, whole genome shotgun sequence genome has a window encoding:
- the LOC136518855 gene encoding hydroquinone glucosyltransferase-like has translation MGELQERKPPACTAARPRVLLLCSPCMGHLIPFAELARRLVADHGLAATLLFASATSAPSEQYLAVAAAVPDAIDLVALPAPPPVAALPPSAPTRERVELAVVSNVTRIREIARELGAAAPLVALVVDMVGVVARDVAAELGVPLYMFFTSPWMTLSLLLHLPEMDATRAGEHRDATEPIRLPGCVPIHAHDLPTSMLADRSSNTYAGFLSMAKDAARVDGILVNTFNELEPAVGEGLDGLQLQLPVHPVGPLVWTRPAGVDMDHRCMSWLDQQPRGSVVYVSFGSGGTLTWQQTAELALGLELSQCRFIWVVKRPHQSSTIGAFFGTQKGDEHIPLDFLPEGFVERTRGMGIVTQSWAPQTAILGHPSIGCFVTHCGWNSVLESVMNGVPMVAWPLYAEQNMNAAMMDVQVGVAVRAKVGADRFIRKEEVANGIRRAMVGEEAERLRKRSSELRGQSAHALSKDGCSTRVLAQIANTWKCASRK, from the coding sequence ATGGGAGAACTCCAGGAGCGGAAGCCACCTGCGTGTACAGCCGCGCGGCCTCGCGTGCTGCTCCTGTGCAGCCCGTGCATGGGTCACCTCATCCCCTTCGCCGAGCTCGCGCGCCGCCTCGTGGCCGACCACGGCCTCGCCGCCACCCTCCTCTTCGCCTCGGCTACATCCGCGCCCTCGGAGCAGTATctcgccgtggccgccgccgtTCCCGACGCCATCGACCTCGTCGCGCTGCCGGCACCGCCGCCAGTTGCTGCGCTGCCTCCCTCCGCGCCCACGCGCGAGCGCGTCGAGCTTGCCGTCGTCTCCAACGTGACACGCATCCGGGAGATCGCGCGGGAGCTGGGCGCGGCCGCGCCGCTCGTCGCGCTCGTGGTGGACATGGTCGGCGTGGTGGCGCGCGACGTCGCGGCGGAGCTGGGCGTCCCGCTCTACATGTTCTTCACGTCCCCGTGGATGACGCTTTCCCTGCTCCTGCACCTCCCCGAGATGGATGCCACTCGCGCCGGGGAGCACCGGGACGCCACGGAGCCGATCCGCCTCCCTGGCTGCGTGCCCATCCATGCTCATGACCTGCCGACGTCCATGCTCGCCGACCGGAGCAGCAACACGTACGCCGGATTCTTGTCCATGGCCAAGGATGCCGCAAGAGTCGATGGCATTCTTGTGAACACGTTCAATGAACTTGAGCCCGCGGTGGGCGAGGGTCTGGACggtctgcagctgcagctgcctgTCCACCCGGTTGGGCCATTGGTTTGGACCAGACCGGCCGGCGTGGACATGGACCACAGGTGCATGAGCTGGCTAGACCAGCAGCCACGTGGCTCCGTGGTGTATGTATCATTTGGCAGTGGTGGCACGCTGACATGGCAGCAGACGGCTGAGCTGGCGCTTGGGCTGGAGCTTAGTCAGTGTAGATTCATTTGGGTTGTCAAGAGACCACACCAAAGTTCAACAATTGGAGCATTCTTCGGGACTCAAAAGGGTGATGAGCACATTCCCTTGGATTTCTTACCTGAGGGGTTCGTGGAGAGGACTAGAGGGATGGGGATAGTGACCCAGTCTTGGGCGCCACAGACAGCCATACTTGGCCATCCTTCCATTGGGTGCTTCGTCACGCATTGCGGGTGGAACTCAGTGCTGGAGAGTGTAATGAACGGCGTTCCTATGGTTGCTTGGCCACTTTACGCTGAGCAAAACATGAATGCTGCGATGATGGACGTCCAGGTTGGTGTGGCCGTCCGGGCAAAGGTCGGAGCTGATCGATTTATAAGGAAGGAGGAAGTTGCGAATGGGATTCGGCGTGCGATGGTAGGGGAGGAAGCTGAAAGATTGAGGAAGCGATCAAGTGAGCTTAGAGGTCAATCAGCGCATGCTTTGAGCAAGGATGGTTGTTCTACTCGTGTTCTGGCACAAATTGCAAATACGTGGAAATGCGCTAGTAGGAAATGA